The sequence CTGTAATATTTATAAACCTTAATCCTGACGGCAATCTCTCAATATCCTTTGTCGTGATCTCGTCAGATGACTTTGTTGGATGATGCCATACATCACACATATTGCACTTTGCATTGCATCTGTAGGTAAGAATAATGCAGATTTCCTTAGGAAGGGATGATTGCTTTTCCAT comes from Nitrospirota bacterium and encodes:
- a CDS encoding radical SAM protein, which translates into the protein MEKQSSLPKEICIILTYRCNAKCNMCDVWHHPTKSSDEITTKDIERLPSGLRFINIT